Below is a genomic region from Silurus meridionalis isolate SWU-2019-XX chromosome 10, ASM1480568v1, whole genome shotgun sequence.
aaattaatccaacacagaaaggacagaattgaaatgttttcagagtggacaaggtccagaagttttatttaccaacacagcaaccaggaatcaaactctcaaactcatcctcgcggggaccctgacattaacccactagtcagtctgtctgtctgtctgtctgtctgtctatctatctatctatctatctatctatctatctatctatctatctatctatctatctatctatctatctatctatctatctatctatctatctatctatctatctaaatgatgtgaggtccagttaacagctaaaacaggtggaagtaataactactttttacttaagtacatgtcagagccaaaacttctttactttcacttgagtaaaaataataattagtacttcaacttttacctgagtattttaaaacatgaggatctgtacttctacttaagtaaaggatgtgtgtacttttgtcacctctgaggtgaggaggcctggggtgcagtcagcgttccagtagggatgagatcagagctctatagcaggccactaaagatctttCTATCCAAAATAAGTGGTTTACtttccatgtaaaccatatcttgacggagctcactttgtgcacaggggcattgccatgctggaacaggtttgggcaaaattttattacagagaatctaaagacgtcctatacaactgtgtgcctccagctttgtggaaacagtttggaaaagaaccacatatagcaggaaaggtcaggtgacccgaTACTTTTTTCAATTTAGTGTAAATTGATGTAAGAGTTGAGAATGTGTTACCTGGCTGAAGATTGGGTCCATACTGTGAAGATCCTCTGTCGTAATGACAGCTAGGGTGTTGGAGGGCACTAAGCCCACTTGTCCACTCCTGTTCCTCAACTTCCACCACTGATTATCACTCTCAATAACCttaacaaaaaatgtgaaattagcATTTCAGGCACTGCTAATGATGATCATtcttcattattttgcattctTACCTCTAAAACCTCATCCTGAAGAACAGACAGCTCATTGACATTGTGAGCCACAAAGCTGTAGAGGACCTTCACGTATTTCCGAGAAGTTGCTGTGAAGGAACTACAGAGCATGGATTGTTTAAATGCAACTTTTACAGTCAACCATGATATGAGAAATGAGCAATTTGCCTTGTATTTAGTTGATTTAGTTTAAGAGATGTCTGCTACTCCAAACACCTAAACAATTAAACAAGCAACAAATTAGTGTTGCAACAAATCAGTGATTATCTTTACTTGTTTAATTAGGGTAGAAAGTATATATAATGGGTAAAAAAGCctaatatatacagttgtgttcaaaattattcaacccccaatgctgtaaatggttttagggaatttggtgtacatttgtaattgtattcagaatgaaatcctacaaggacttcttaaagaaccatatgcaactaaaatgacatcaattagttttgtaatacagtagtaaatgtttcttttgtgaattcttcattgacataattattcaaccccttaaagactaccactctgaagaacagaggttcaatgaagtgttttcaatcaggtattgaaaacacctgtgaatatcagggagcagcaataaagcctaataagcacaaattaggcagctttaaaattactgtgatactcagctccttctagacatttactggtgtggttacaaacatggtgaggtcaagagaatggtccaggaagacaagagaacaggtgattactcttcacaggaagggcaatggctataagaagattgcaaagatgttaaacataccaagagacaccataggaagcatcattcgcaaattcaaggcaaagggcactgttgaaacgctacctggtcgtggcagaaagaagatgctgacttcgactgctgtgcgctacctgaagcgtagagtggagaaaagtcccgtgtgactgctgaggaactgagaaaagatttgtcagatgtgggtactgaagtttctgctcagacaatacggcgcaccctgcgtaatgaaggcctccatgccagaactcccaggcgcaccccttgctgtccccaaagaataagaagagtcgactgcagtatgccaaaagtcatgtggacaaaccacagaagttttgggatagtgttctgtggactgatgaaacaaaattagaactgtttgggcccatggatcaacgctatgtttggaggaggaagaacaaggcctatgaagaaaagaacaccttgcctactgtgaagcatggcggggggtcaatcatgctttggggctgttttgcttctgcaggtactgggaagcttcagcgtgtgcaaggtaccatgaattctcttcagtaccaggagatattggatgacaatgtgatgcagtccgtcacaaacctgaggcttggaaggcgttggacctttcaacaggacaatgatcccaagcatacctccaagtccactagagcatggttgcagattaaaggctggaacattttgaagtggccatcgcagtcaccagacttaaatccgattgagaacctctggtgggacttaaagaaagcagttgcagtgcgcaagcctaagaatgtgactgaactggaggcttttgcccatgatgaatgggcgaagatacccgtagatcgctgcaagacacttgtgtcaagctatgcttcacgtttaaaagctgttataactgtaaaaggatgttgtactaagtactaagattgaatgtcacttgggggttgaataaaactgataatgatgtgagctcagaaaagacatttgtggtcatttataatgaaataaccacaaatgtcttttctgagttatttgtttgttttgctttcctGACTGCATTTACATCAagctaaacaaacaaataactaaaataaaatgaataaaacagctTTAATGCTGAGATAAGATTACTGTCTCTGTGAGTTTCACATGTTCTTGCCATGTCCACAATTTAGTTTAGCCATACACATTACTGGCATATCTAGGTGAAAGGAAACCAGACGACAAATAGAAAACCCTCCATTTTTGAGTGTAACGTGAAACTCCGCACACAATAGTAACCGGAGTTCAGAATTTGACAGGGCAAGGCAGCATTATGAAATATGCATgcttaaaatgtgtttaaaaacccGTAACTCACCCATTTGATGACAGTGAGGACTGTGAGCCAAAAAACTAAAAGGAAATAGAggaggaaacaaaaacaaaattataaaatgacCCATAAAACGCTGTTTTATCATAGGCTATTCCAAGAACCAGGTAGTAGTAGTGTTGTCATCAACAAAGTGATCTTAACATAGATAAAATTATAAAGTGACACTTTGTAATCCCAATTTTTATTTCGGACCTCTTCCTGCGACATGGAGGACATATTGGAGCACTCAGTTTCCCATGGTGACGTTCGAAACAATTCCACTGGAGGCTCCCAGCCATTACGGAAATGTGGGATGTAGAGAGGAGCACACTGGTCCCTGGACCAATCAGCTCTGTCAGAGAGATAACAAAAAAGGGGTGAATGTTTCATAACTCATTGCGCAGAAATATATTACAGTATGCTAAAAAATATAGAACGTACAAATAGGTCTTCTCAAGTGGGACTTGTTTCGTTACAAACAATCCCAATAGAACTTTCCATTCATATCCAGTACTAAGCAAAATAAAACCTCATGTATTTTGCATTattgattaaatatgaaattttaGACTATATAATTAACACACTAACCAAATAATTAaccaaataaatacagaattaaTTCATTTGTATGGAGGCATGACTGAATGTAATTATTGtagcatttaaaaacaattgaatagacattaaacattaaagtaGCTCCTAAGTAACATATAAAAAGacattacaaaatgaaaaatattgcaataaaaaaaagaagcaagtGTGATGGAGGTGCATAATATTTATATCCTATATTATCTATCATATGATTTTCTATGTTTATATATGACAATTTTactatatatcatatatttatatcatatattaaattatacatgTAATAtgaattgtattattttcaacTTAACATATTAAtctgattaatttattttaaaagcatcTTTAAAATTTTGCTTTGCAAAGTTTATTCATTTGCTCCAATCACATTTGCACAGTACtacaatatgtaaataaaaaaaagtgcacaaaatacagatatttaatTACAATGCTCAGTGCATAAAGCTCAACATGGTCAGTTCTAACAATAGCAGGAGACTATTATAATTGTGAAGGACCTGATAATGAAGGAAGTGATATATACAGAAGTACAAAATGTACCTCAAGGCTTAAATAAAACAAGACGTaagattttattgtgtttaacatatactgtgtttattgttttatgaaaAACTAggcatttgaaataaaaagtgttagaaaaaaatgtgtaggtCTCTATCACTGATCTCCCTCATCAAGCATACCTGCAATGTTCATCTCATCACCAGGTTCAGTAGATGCAGTAGACAATGAAATAAAGCTGCAGTCCAACCAGTATTTAAAGAAGTGCTCTAAAAAACTCCAAGATAACTGATATCCATTCTATGTCAAATTAGCAGTATTACCTCAAAAAAAGTAGTATTACCTGGGTCTTGTCCAGCCATCACCCATCAGATTAAAAATGGTCATCTCCTTAGGAGTCAGGTGTCCTTTCAGAAACTCCACCGCTTCACGAGACAGGTGAGGAGAGATGACTGCACGAGGCAGGTCAGGACTCCCGCAGTTCTGCAAGACCTGCGTAAAACATAGTTATGAGCTTTCGactactgtatgtatttttgatTGCGCACATGTTTGCAATCCTTACCATCTCAAGGGgtccaaacaggaagtgaatgaGTTCTGCAGCATTGGGATTCTGAATGTGCTTCTTCAGTTTGGCCTGCAGATGGAGCACAAAGTAAGCTAGTACATACACAATAGTAAGTATGACTATTGCTGTTACAGTTGTATTATTTGCTCGTGCCTTATATACTAAATTCATTCTGAGTAACTGTTATAAATTAACTAATGACTGACATATTGTCCAGTGAGGTTCAGAACATTGAATTTAGAAatatctatacactatacactaaagCTATGGACTTATTTGAAACGTCATGGTGTTGTCAAggtgaaatatttaataacattaGTCCAGGGCTCCAAAGAGCCGGTGTGGTATGATTATTTTCATGACTCAGACTTGGATAGGgcttgtgcatgtttgtgtctgAGGGTGTGACAGATGAAAGCAGGTTGTATAATGGAACTCACCAGCAGATTCAAAGAGAGCTTCAGCTTCTGGAGAGTGTCAACAAACTCGGCCTCAGACGGAGGTTTGGCTCTTAGAGTTAGCATCCcctctgaataaaaaaaaaagaaaatgtgcagaATAATGATTATCATAGTTGGCCAGGAATAATAAACAATACCCAAACTatacttaaaatgtaaaaaaaagagcaaggaGTAACAAGGATGACTAAATGCAGGACGGGGAAAGGTAAGAGTAAATACCAGCTGgtccttttttcttattttttctgctCTTGTTACGCTGGTTGAGCTGGGCAAACGCTTCTGCAGCTTTCTGAAGCCGTGCCACAAAGATCTCGATGTCATCCAGAGCGCAGTTCAGAATTTgctaaacaacaaacacacagccaTGCATATAGAGACAACTGCAATTACAACATTAAACCTGGTCTGTGGTTACCATTCACCTGATGCGCTCAATGCTTGAGTGGTTTTAGccctttgtttgtgtgtgtgtgtgtgtgtgtctatatgggTGTTCCTTCTGATGTTACGCAGTGATAGGAGCACTCACCACTTCCTTCTCGATGCGCTGAGCTAATTTCTCATGGGATTCTGTGTCCTGCTGTGCTGAACTTCGTCTTTCTACATCTGACAAACGGACAGATGGACAGGTGTACATTAAACAAATTATGCAATTGATACCAGGCACTATCGCATATGTCCCATATGTGTGTATTCCTTTTTACTTTGCATGTCCATAGCTGCCACACGTCCTTTTATTCCAGGAGATAAATCTTTCGACTCTGAGGGTGGGATGATTGTCTCCCTATGTCGCTTCATTTTTTCCTGGTTCACCCTGCAAAAGGAGACTTGTGCTTAATATCAGCAGGATGATAATGTATATGCACCTATAACACTAAAACTTTAATATATGAGAGGGATGATCTATGTTTATCTAATGCCAAAAGTTAGATAATAAAGCTGTATGGTTTTTGGCAACTGTTCAAGACAAGCAAAGGGATCTAATTAAACTTATAcaacatatactgtacaacaTTTTAGTAATGTCTCAATAGTTGTACTAGAACTATATCCAACGTACCTTTTATTTACTGTGTGGTTCCATACTTCAGTTTGTGTGCATGGAGGTGATAATTTGAACTTACTTTAGCGTTTGAGGTCTCATCTTCTTGCCGTTTTTGTTGTCTCCTAAAGCACTATCGATGTCAGCGTGCACTATTTCTGCCTGAAAAGATCAATCCGATTTCTATTAGCATTGTGTGTTATAGGTCTGTACATTTTCTGATAATACAGCTTTTTAAGGCACAAAGTACAGAGAGTTATAATCAAGATCCATCAAAAAGCCTGGTTTCCAAGTTTGCGTGACAAATACtgacacttatacacacatttagcaATGCAGAGACAGTGCAGCAAAGTTCAAGTGtatgttttatacaaaacaaTAGATACCAAGATAACGCTAAGGAGACTTCATTCTACATGGAATCCTGGTTGTTTGTAAAGCCTACAGTATATGTATAGGATTTGCATGCCTTACCTCCACCTCATCACAGTAGAAGAAGTGAATGTCTGGTCGGTGCTGCTCACTGTCCTGGCAGACCAACAGCAAGACAGATGGGTACCGTGTCTTATTTATCACTGTCTGACTGTGATGAACTATAGAGAGAGGAAAGTTCTCCAGCTCCTCCTGTTGAATGGTAGCCAAAAAATAGGACGAAATTGAAGGATAAATGAccaaaccaagaaaaaaaattgtacactagaaatataatcaatttaataaatcaCAGTATATTCTATACAGTTCCTGGCGTAAGAAggctacactacagtatataacCAAACGTTTATAGACAAACCGTTGAAATAGCATAACTATATAATCTGTATGTGTCTTTTTATAGTGTAGCATTTACAATTTCTCTTTACTGGAACCAAAAAGGTTGTTCCAGCCTGAGAATACTCCTGTTCACAAATGAGGTTCATTAAGACACTGTTTGCCAACATTTCATGAACTGTAGAGTCGACTTGAACCTGATTCGACATCAGAGTtagacctcactaatgctcttgtggctaaatgttcacaaatcccaacaccacacTCCAAAAATTCACCCTAGAAGAATTACGGTTAAacagtaaaaggaaaataaaccTGGAATGGGATGGTCAACGATTGTCACATGTCCATATACCCTTGGCAttagtgtataaaaaaattgtaaatggtgatttaatattttttgtcataCAATTTAGACCCAAAACATGTACAATCACTGCCATTGAAACTACAAAAGGAAaatggatatatatatttatacacagtaGGTTTAGTGGTGTGAAGGTCTACAAGGGATAAAAGGCAGCGTACTCGAGTTCTGAAGTAACACAAAGTCAAAGTGCAAGGCCACAAGAAACACCTTGTTTTTTTCCGCTCTAAAAGCATAGATAATGAGTGTAATGTGACTTTTGATTTGTTATAAATTATTTGCGTAATCACATTTAGGTGCTAACAGAATTCAGTATCAAGAAAGCATTTTAGACATTTTGAGAAAACAGCACTACTGCATTAaagtatattttacattatgGCCTCTGTAGTAGTCGAATTCTAATGACTCACACAacatgtgtgaataaaaaataaatcaatacaattaTGTACTCACCATTGTGTCGCAGTCTAGAAGCTTGACTGCTTTGTCACTGACTTGCAGCAGCATCTCTTGGGTCCAGATTTTACCTTTAGACTCCAGAAGAAGGAGTTTCTTCACTGCATCATCTATTGTGGCTATTGACTCAGCCTTGTCCATCATAAATGTTGACAGATGCTAAAAACATATAATGTACtgtgtttttacacatttaaaaggtCCAAACTTCATGTTTTATACAGTATGGCTATTCTCTAACTGGCCTTGAccttttaaataaagcaaaataaacaacacagGAATTCCACAAGTTTGTGTTGACTGGATACTAAATTATAGTGGGGAAAACAGTCCGGCAAAAGTCATGCAAATAAAACGCAACGAGAGATGAtgctttatattttaacataaggacatttggatatatatatatatatcaaatcaaACCATATTTATCTGGTGTCATGGTAATGGCCACACCTTCTCGTTCTGCTTTTTTGATCTGTCAAGCGAACATTACAATGTGATGCTTCATACTCTTTTATACTCGATTATACTCTGCACAcaccgagagagagaaagaaagcaggagCCCAGCTATATTTAACCAATATCTAAGGTTAACTCTGATGgaacaatgtttatttaaaacattatcaATAAAAAACCCTACCCATTGTGAATGCATTAAACAGCTATTTTAACCGAACATGGTAGCTGCATGGTAATCAAAGCCTGTGTCAAGGTTAGAAACCGGCATACAAAGCAAGCAAAACTTACTTTATGCCAAATGAACCAAAATAACCCAAAATGAATCACAGAcatgtgattaaaaataaaaaaaacacttcattcaAAGTCCCTTTTAAGATTATAACCATTCGAAGCTAGGTCTATCATAACAGTACTCAATGTCATCACAAATTCTGCTCCCTACTGATTAGCTGAAACCACATCCACAAGCAGTGTCTAATGATCACTGGTCCAAAGAGCAAGAATAAGCATAATTCATCCAACCATATATAATATGACTAATCAGGTCAATGTTCTGCTTCGAAGTTCTCGTAAGCTGTCTCAAAGCAGAACTTACTACCAATGATCTGCAAATACAGCAACCTAATATTGCAACTGTTTGAATGTAGTTTGAATGTAAGTGCACATATAAACAATGCCTTTTACAAGTCTGGAAACACCtagttttttatcatttttttagaCACTTGCATGTTccttctgtttatatgaaacaATCTAGGCAATGTATCATATGTTTCAGGTCAATGTTTTGTTGTATGGTTCCAATGAACAAcctcaaaccattaagcttccacctccattttgactgtgggtgtgaaaCATCTAACATCttctaacatcttctctcctaaATTCCTTCTTAAATAAGTTCtggtagagacaaaaatgtcaaatttggactcatctgtccataaAAATTTCTTctagtcattcactgtccaattcttgtgtgttttgccttttaaattttttgttgcatagaaacaaaagaaacgtTTGTGTCTCAAAAACAGAAAAGGACTAGGCATTTTCAAACTTTTGGCACAATCTGTATAGGTGGCATACTGTtagtgaaagaaagaacgaatTACCTGTCCTggtcattaaaaacatttgtgagTCTTTATAAAAACCCCCACTTTGATTCTTTGTGGTTTCATTTGATCATTCCAACAGAAAGCCATTTACTGAAGGCGTGTTATTGCAATAGGTTGCGAAAAAACtgcatgtgttttgtttaaacattaaCTAAATACGCTGAGTTACTGGAAAGACACTGAATGCTACACCTCCATTTTCCATTATAgtaaaaaagcaaaagagaTACTTTGAGGAAGAAGGAGGTAGAAGGGAAACTGATATATAGGAAGGTAAAAGGAAAAACAGTGGAGATGGTTGTCCTACCTGGACGTGGTACTGAGATGTTTCTTGCATAATGAAGTTTGAATTGGAGTATTTCTTGCGTTGTTCtggtgtaaagaaaaaaaggtgttaGAAACGGagaattaattaaagaaaaagttcaatgtgatttttttttcttcgccgGGAACAGATTGAAGAATTTCTAGATATCCTCAAGTAAGAAAAAGTGATTAGACTAGTATACAGGAACCCAGAGACAGTAGACTAACCTTGATGCCACATTTTGGTGCAATTTTGTGAGGACAGACTATTCATGAAACGGTTATAAGGAAGCAAGCTGGAAGTAACACATGAATACACACAACAGATtgaaaattaaacacaaaaattaACACATTGCCTTTTGTTTGTCAACTCGTAACAAGCTCAGTTTGACAATTGCGCTAATTCTATATTTACGCAACCTATTACACTGACTGTAACTATTACACcgattattatattttgttaaaataaattgttattaaagtaataaaatccTACCCATCCATCAGCATTAAAttcttcagcaaaaaaaaaacataaatccaCTCAGCAGCCTAGCCATCAAAAGCATGTCTGAATGTTTCGTCCATTTTGACAGGTACTGACAGGACAAGATTACACTGCAGTTTTCATAAGGGTCAAAGGCCAGATATTATATGAACTGCTCAGATTACACATTGGCTTCCTTCTCATCTACAGTCATCTAGTGTTATCTATGTTTGCTTTACTGCAGCTGCcataaatcctttttttaactTAAATGGCGTAGTAACTGGGGGGGAAAAATCAGCAAACATCTACCGACCTTCCTGCCcaaaaatttacatatttaaaaaaccaCTAAGAAAGGGAGAATGTTTGTAGAAAATGTACATATGAATTTActcaaaaatacatacaatacatgAAGCACATCACTGAGGAATTTGATCCTCTGTTTGATTTTTGATTAGAACTACATCTACATGTAGCTCAAAAATATTCTATAAATACTGCAGTTACACAGAGTAACATAATCAATAAACTTTTAGATTCATAATTTATTCGcccttttttccattaaaaataactcaaactAGCATTTtagtaataatacattattattattttactactatttttagtaaaaattattttacactaCTGACAGCAATATTATGGTAAAACATTCTACTGAAAAGAATGATAAGGGGCTGTAGAGTGTGTTTATGACAACCTGAAATGAGCCCTTTTGAAAGGCATTGCTTATGATCGTGCACGTTTATTAGCAGTTAAACCCAGTATGTGTGGAGGTCTGGATAAACCGGTTAGATATTACTATGGCTGAATTCTGGCAAGCAGCCAGAAATTATTGTTTGGCCCAAAATGTTTCTGCAAAATGCATGgaaatgttctttatttatattttcagtttATATGTACAGTTTATCACACATGGTGGTAAAAATGGTCAGTCTGCCTTTATGCTAGCATTACTAGCTTAGTGAGTCTTGCTgtgaaatatacattttagcattttaCGTTTTTAAGTCATACTGTGGTCTAgtagttaggatgcggcgctctcaccgctgtggcccgggttcgatccccggtcagggaaccaaccccagccattagggttgcacaagccagtgcactcttagtgccggtcccaagcccggataaatggggagggttgcattaggaagggcatccagcgtaaaaacatgtgccaaatcaaacatgcggatcatgaatatggatgatccgctgtggcgacctctaatgggagaagccgaaagaaagttactgTAACATAATTTACATAATCAAGTTGGTTTGTAGACATCTCTAGCAGGAGCATCAATAATAACCTAATATTCAAAAACAACctgcattatggttttccttcatttaaaattaagGCAAACTGGGTTTTTGTAAAATTCTatgggaaagaaaacaaaaaagtatacatggtttatgaaaaaagtttaacaactgttttgaactgttttggtttAACTTTCCTTCAGCTTCTTTTGAAAAGTTGGCCATGTGAGTATATATGcgccaaatcaatttcttttcctctgttatccattgtagaataaaaaaaaaacattttattaaatccaCTCGGGTATATTTTTGTGCATTGTGTTAAAGATgtggtttgcgagctctgacgaATGTGTTCTCTGACCAtacaatcaaagg
It encodes:
- the eps8l2 gene encoding epidermal growth factor receptor kinase substrate 8-like protein 2 isoform X1; this encodes MKGRNHPPSSSASCYSGVARSDSKISAKALFEQRKKYSNSNFIMQETSQYHVQHLSTFMMDKAESIATIDDAVKKLLLLESKGKIWTQEMLLQVSDKAVKLLDCDTMEELENFPLSIVHHSQTVINKTRYPSVLLLVCQDSEQHRPDIHFFYCDEVEAEIVHADIDSALGDNKNGKKMRPQTLKVNQEKMKRHRETIIPPSESKDLSPGIKGRVAAMDMQNVERRSSAQQDTESHEKLAQRIEKEVQILNCALDDIEIFVARLQKAAEAFAQLNQRNKSRKNKKKGPAEGMLTLRAKPPSEAEFVDTLQKLKLSLNLLAKLKKHIQNPNAAELIHFLFGPLEMVLQNCGSPDLPRAVISPHLSREAVEFLKGHLTPKEMTIFNLMGDGWTRPRADWSRDQCAPLYIPHFRNGWEPPVELFRTSPWETECSNMSSMSQEEFFGSQSSLSSNGSFTATSRKYVKVLYSFVAHNVNELSVLQDEVLEVIESDNQWWKLRNRSGQVGLVPSNTLAVITTEDLHSMDPIFSQSFLGTSPSNSLGRGNSFEMPRSPRDKDFRIQQMDEVNDELLKKITSSKNQPATRNFKVERHSGPAVSLKLDSTPAEVTAWLHTKYFSKATVDCLGILSGAQLFSLNKEELKAVCGYEGSRVYSQITVQKSQLEKSQGDSELQEIMRKQQEKIASASK
- the eps8l2 gene encoding epidermal growth factor receptor kinase substrate 8-like protein 2 isoform X3, whose amino-acid sequence is MLMDGLLPYNRFMNSLSSQNCTKMWHQEQRKKYSNSNFIMQETSQYHVQHLSTFMMDKAESIATIDDAVKKLLLLESKGKIWTQEMLLQVSDKAVKLLDCDTMEELENFPLSIVHHSQTVINKTRYPSVLLLVCQDSEQHRPDIHFFYCDEVEAEIVHADIDSALGDNKNGKKMRPQTLKVNQEKMKRHRETIIPPSESKDLSPGIKGRVAAMDMQNVERRSSAQQDTESHEKLAQRIEKEVQILNCALDDIEIFVARLQKAAEAFAQLNQRNKSRKNKKKGPAEGMLTLRAKPPSEAEFVDTLQKLKLSLNLLAKLKKHIQNPNAAELIHFLFGPLEMVLQNCGSPDLPRAVISPHLSREAVEFLKGHLTPKEMTIFNLMGDGWTRPRADWSRDQCAPLYIPHFRNGWEPPVELFRTSPWETECSNMSSMSQEEFFGSQSSLSSNGSFTATSRKYVKVLYSFVAHNVNELSVLQDEVLEVIESDNQWWKLRNRSGQVGLVPSNTLAVITTEDLHSMDPIFSQSFLGTSPSNSLGRGNSFEMPRSPRDKDFRIQQMDEVNDELLKKITSSKNQPATRNFKVERHSGPAVSLKLDSTPAEVTAWLHTKYFSKATVDCLGILSGAQLFSLNKEELKAVCGYEGSRVYSQITVQKSQLEKSQGDSELQEIMRKQQEKIASASK
- the eps8l2 gene encoding epidermal growth factor receptor kinase substrate 8-like protein 2 isoform X2, whose amino-acid sequence is MNLMEPPQRQANGVARSDSKISAKALFEQRKKYSNSNFIMQETSQYHVQHLSTFMMDKAESIATIDDAVKKLLLLESKGKIWTQEMLLQVSDKAVKLLDCDTMEELENFPLSIVHHSQTVINKTRYPSVLLLVCQDSEQHRPDIHFFYCDEVEAEIVHADIDSALGDNKNGKKMRPQTLKVNQEKMKRHRETIIPPSESKDLSPGIKGRVAAMDMQNVERRSSAQQDTESHEKLAQRIEKEVQILNCALDDIEIFVARLQKAAEAFAQLNQRNKSRKNKKKGPAEGMLTLRAKPPSEAEFVDTLQKLKLSLNLLAKLKKHIQNPNAAELIHFLFGPLEMVLQNCGSPDLPRAVISPHLSREAVEFLKGHLTPKEMTIFNLMGDGWTRPRADWSRDQCAPLYIPHFRNGWEPPVELFRTSPWETECSNMSSMSQEEFFGSQSSLSSNGSFTATSRKYVKVLYSFVAHNVNELSVLQDEVLEVIESDNQWWKLRNRSGQVGLVPSNTLAVITTEDLHSMDPIFSQSFLGTSPSNSLGRGNSFEMPRSPRDKDFRIQQMDEVNDELLKKITSSKNQPATRNFKVERHSGPAVSLKLDSTPAEVTAWLHTKYFSKATVDCLGILSGAQLFSLNKEELKAVCGYEGSRVYSQITVQKSQLEKSQGDSELQEIMRKQQEKIASASK